The following are from one region of the Hyla sarda isolate aHylSar1 chromosome 6, aHylSar1.hap1, whole genome shotgun sequence genome:
- the LOC130275997 gene encoding G-protein coupled receptor 22-like, producing MVSAKETDMYEAILETNDGSSSDAGWYFPYPLGFQVSLTSFLMLEIVLGFSSNLTVLVLYCMQSNLVDSVSNMVTMNLHVLDIIICVICVPLTIVIILIPLEQNIALVCCFHEACVTFSSIATAINVLVISLDRYDISVRPANRVLTPSRMVLLLSCVWFVSLMVFFIPFFEVEFFGDPDHMATWQNRTLLCVSVNEYHTELGMYYHLVIQIPIFFAAVAVMLVTYTKILQALNIKIGNHFKRSQRRKTKKRKKRKSSDQSTMGETKRLAPPTGIQNPPLRVQASVSVIIALRRAVKRHRDRRERQKRVFRMSLIIITTFLLCWAPISIVNLLILCLGPSDLLVKLRICFITMAYGTTIFHPLLYAFTRQKFRNVLKNKMKKRVVSVLQVDPAPGGTVIHNSWIEPKKSRKAKLECSDGTDRCLTDAVKE from the coding sequence ATGGTGTCAGCCAAGGAGACAGATATGTACGAAGCCATCTTGGAAACTAATGATGGATCCAGCTCAGATGCCGGCTGGTACTTCCCTTACCCACTGGGCTTCCAGGTTTCCCTTACCAGCTTCCTTATGCTGGAAATTGTGTTGGGTTTTAGCAGCAACTTGACAGTACTTGTCCTCTACTGTATGCAGTCAAACCTGGTGGACTCTGTCAGTAACATGGTGACTATGAACCTTCATGTTCTAGATATCATCATCTGTGTAATCTGTGTCCCGCTGACCATAGTCATCATCCTGATCCCGCTGGAGCAGAACATTGCTCTGGTTTGTTGCTTCCACGAGGCATGTGTCACTTTTAGTAGCATCGCTACAGCCATAAATGTCTTGGTTATCAGTTTGGACAGGTATGACATCTCAGTGAGACCAGCTAACCGGGTCCTAACCCCAAGCCGCATGGTTTTGCTCCTGTCCTGCGTCTGGTTTGTGTCTCTTATGGTTTTCTTCATTCCTTTCTTTGAAGTGGAATTTTTTGGTGACCCAGATCACATGGCAACATGGCAGAaccgaactttgctctgtgtcaGTGTCAACGAGTACCACACAGAATTGGGCATGTATTATCATTTGGTTATTCAGATTCCTATCTTCTTTGCTGCAGTGGCTGTTATGCTTGTCACCTACACCAAAATTCTACAGGCCCTGAACATTAAGATTGGAAACCATTTTAAGAGAAGCCAGCGTCGGAAaacaaagaagagaaaaaaaaggaaatcatcagaccaaagcaccaTGGGGGAGACCAAAAGACTGGCCCCTCCAACGGGGATACAGAACCCTCCTTTGAGGGTCCAAgcttctgtttctgtcattattgCCTTGAGACGGGCAGTAAAACGTCATCGGGACCGCCGAGAACGCCAAAAGCGTGTCTTCAGGATGTCTCTAATTATCATCACAACCTTTTTACTATGTTGGGCTCCAATTTCTATTGTGAACCTTCTTATCCTTTGTCTGGGGCCCAGTGACCTTCTGGTGAAGTTACGTATCTGTTTCATCACTATGGCTTATGGCACAACCATCTTTCACCCTCTATTATATGCTTTCACTCGGCAAAAGTTCCGCAACGTATTGAAGAATAAGATGAAAAAGAGGGTTGTTTCGGTGTTGCAAGTCGATCCAGCTCCTGGTGGGACTGTCATACATAATTCTTGGATTGAGCCCAAGAAATCCAGAAAAGCGAAATTAGAGTGCAGTGATGGGACTGATCGATGTTTGACAGATGCTGTGAAGGAGTGA